ATCATGCTTTCACTTTTGATAGACCGGGAATTCCATTTTAACACAATATCATCATACTTAGTTGTGTCAAAATTGGTCTTCATAGTGTGATTAGTCGTACCGCAGTTAATGTATTGTGATTTATAAAGCTGACATCATTTTCCTTTTAAATCATGTAGACCAAAAAGATAAGTTTGTTTGACGGGCAGATGTATTAGTAGATGAATAAACCAAGTGTTCTATTTCCTTGGTTCGTATAAACTTATATACAAAATTGAACCATACAACTATGCTAGAGTTTTCTTATATCAGAACTTCTTATGGAACTTGAACTGGCTTTACACCCCTGAACCTTTTCACTGATATAAGTTTATCTTCTTATGGACAAAAATGCCAAAGCTTttgtaattaattaaataactaGAAATCATTTTCATATTTGTAATAAACCTTGTATAATGGGAAAGACATACATTTTTCACATTTTTTTAAACAGATTGTTACGATAAATCATCCATATTTTGGCAGTATGGTTGGTAAGTAAAAGTAAGAATCATTTCAAAACTCATAGGGTGTCAACAAACTTTGCTAAAAATAATATCGTACATACATTTTGAGTAATGCCCGTGAGCAAAGTTTTAGGCATGAGGTGAACAGAGTAGTGTTTTACTCCACAGTTGATCGTCTTTTCCGATCGATTAGTTTAAAgaagaaattttattattttactgtGTCGGATCTGAGAATTAGGACATTATGATAATTACTATTCGGATAAAAAAACTCTTACATAACTTAGACCAAAGCTACTAACATTTTACATCAAGCAGTGGATTACTTATTAGGTGTAAATATAATGCAACGGGGAAGTTTTGTCACTGAAATTAGTTCGAAGCTGATTTTTCTTTCTACTATGGCTAATATCACTATATTGTAACGTGTAGAAACAGTTGAGTAACATTTTCTAACCCGGCAAAATAAAAGACTACTGTTATATTTTTGCGTACATTTAGAAGCACTAGGTTTTGGTTCATCCGATTCATGACTTTTCATAACCTCACAAATGACAATAAGATATAAAGAATTCAACAAAATTTAATTGTTTCTATGGTCTGTAAACTTTTTATTACTCAAGAGAAACGATTAGAGACATTCGACGTAATTTTAAAATTCTCGgaacatttatttacttttctttGAATAAGACGTGATCTCTTCGTCGAGATCTCGACGTTGGTGAAACTGATTAAGAACTGTAACAAACATTTTGTGTATTTGATCTGCGATTCTAAAATGCAGATATGAAGCTGTGAATCGGGACTTATGCTAAAATTTTTTGTAGCAGCTTGATAGCATAGACATGTTTTAGGAATTTTTACGACGATATAGAGATTTTTATCGTCGATAACCTGGTAATTGCAGAAATCATATAAACTATTGTTTTACTGAAACTAATCTTCATTCCATAAAATACTTTGCAGTGCAAAGTACACTTTACCTTCACTGGTGATGATTGTCCTATATTTAGCTTTTTCCCTATGAAACTAAATGTCATcaatatatgataaataaattcaattgaaTTTTTTTACTTCACAGGTATTCGACGTGACAGAGATAATAAAGAGGAAACATGTAAACAGTAAACTTAAACCTGATTTTTCAACTTTACATCCATGTCACTGGATTTCAAATGGTAAAGCTCAACattctcataataataacactgaTAGTGATGATAATCGTAGAAATAGAAAATATTCCATTTGTGCTGTTTTGTGTGATTTGGCCTGGCCAAATGATGAACCAATGAAAGCTCATCCAAGAGTTGCAGTAAAAAAACTTATTGATGAACTCCAAACTAAATACAATTTACGTTTATTTTCTGCTTTCGAACCTGAATTCAGAGCTTTTGAAAAAGGCACATTTGAAACAACATGCCTAAAGCCAACAAAAACACGTGAAACTAATTTATGTTCATTCAAACTTCCTGTACCGTATACTAAGTTTTGTGATATATACAGGACAAGCCTACTATCAGTCTATGAAGACTTTTTCATCGATATTGATCACAACATGAAACTTGCTAACATTGACATTCAAGATTACAGTAATGAGGACGGAGAAGGACAGTTAGAATCTCCACTAGTACCGTCTTGGGGACTATCCGCCGCAGacaattattttatattgaagCAAGCTATTAAAGAAATAGGTAAAAAACACGATATGGAGATTTCATTTATGACTAAGCCCTTGCTAAATGCTAGTTCCAGTGGATGTCATTACAATCATTCGCTGTGGTATGCCGATACTGGTCGGAATGCATTTTATGATAATACAGGTAAACTTTGTtgttacaataaaaatatattagttCATAGTGGTTCAAATATGTATATTAGCTCCTATCTGTTTTTTggcaaaatatatttatttatataatgtaGACATGGTAATAACCTGATAAGATCTTGACACGATTCAAACTTCTTGAGTTCCTGAATACTAATTTCCATTAATCTATTTGTATATGAGAATCTAGCCATTTCAGTTAAACTGCATTTTTATATTTCGCTTGACCATCCAATTTATATATGTTTGGGAGGGTATAAAAACATCTCATTTTCTTACAGATTTAATCTTCAGAAAAGTATAAGTGTAAGTAGGAGTATTTCACTGCTTTATCCTTTTGATTTATGTCACTGATTCTGTTTTACTAAGTTCAAGTGTATTTGAAGAGAATGGTAAGAATACAAACACCTTCAAAATTGGATAATTCATTTCCATACcggaaataaaattaaaatgaagagAACACAACAATTTTCCATAATGAAGGCAATGGTGTAAGCTATCATAAACTCTTTGAGGGAAGAGAATACATCATACTATATTGAATTTTTCCCCACTCCTTATTTCAGATCCTGATGGTTTATCTGTGACTGCTCGGCACTGGATTGGAGGTCTTATAGAACACCTGCCGGCGATGCTAGCTATTTGTTCACCAACCACTAACTGCTACAGAAGACTAAATAAGTTTTTTGCACCGGGTGCTGTAAACTGGGACTTCCATGACAGATTTGTGGCAGTTCGCGTTAAAAACTTTGATGAAAAGAACACTTATATTGAAAACCGTATTCCATCATCTGCTTCTTGTCCCTATCATGTTCTTGCCGCTACATTAGCGGCTGGGTTGGATGGTTTAGACCGTCAGCTTGAACCACCACCTCCTGGCCAGAAACCATCAGAAAGTAAAATTGAGAACCAAGTGAAAATGCTCCCAAGTAGCCTTCAGGAAGCCCTACAAAGTTTGAAGGAAGATGAGATATTTACAAAGAAGCTGGGCAAAGACTTTTTTGAATGGTATACTCTCGTGAAAGAACTCGGTGATTTGGGTGCGTTGGGTCATTTGAATATAAAGGATAATCAAGAGGAAACTTTGGCATTCGAAAGATATGAATATCTTAAGTTTACGTAATAAGGAATATCTCTATGTAAAAAATTACTATTATGAACAATCAAATCTGTGAAATTAATTAAACTAATAAACATTCAAGTGATATCATAAGATTCGTAATTGTGTTTGATAGTTAAGTGAAACTTTTGTACACACTGAATAGCGTATGATGTCTATTTCATTTAAGATAATTAAAAGTAACTTGTTAACTTCTCATCCTTTTTGCCCAATAATGCTGTTTCTAATGCTGTTATCTAGCAATactattttttctaaaaaaaattgttttataaattACAGTTGACTTTACAGTCTTATCATTGTCTTTTCGAAGCTACAATTCTATTTGTGATATTTTTTCTACtctgtttgaaataaattctgTTGACTGTTCCTTATTTACACTTTTATATTATACTTGTACAAAAGTGTTTACTGCGAGAAAAATATAGTGTTACCTTATGTTCTCGTCTATTCAGAGAACAGAAAAAGTACTCTTTTTGACTAATAGATATAGAGTTTTTTGCTAAAGGCGTTATAAactaatttagtattttcatagttgaaagcgtgattcaattgaagttagaccaccaaggaaaacctggaagcactggacagacgtttcgtcctattttgggactcctcagcagtgcgcatccactacgaaacggctgtccagtgcttccaggttttctttggtggtctagcttcaattgactcacgctttcaactatgaaaatactaaatatccacaaaaccccttctaatttagTATTTCTCATTATTGGGAAACATTGTCCAATCTGCAAAAAAATCAATAGGTTAATATCAAAACTATAACAAATCCTATTTTGGGGACCGTTTGTACTTCATTCCTGATACGCGTATCATTTTTTTAGCATAATGAATAAGCTTAATTTACGCTAACTCTCATCCTCAtatctttttatatttttaagttAGCCATAGGCGATTCCCTAATGATTAATTATCacattatgtttatttttacaTACTGAGCagtaaataaaagtaatttttagTCTCCAGTTTTGTATCATATGTTTATATTCTAGATTGTGAGAACTTACATGCCAGTGCACTAAAAACGAATGACGAGATAGCTTCTACTGACTTGTATTCTTGAGCAATGACCTTTTCCCTGAATACAACGCTGTCAATCATACTGACATATTACCATTGGAAGTGAAACATGTTCAGTCGCTTAATACATGTTACAAACAGATTGAAATCTACTCTTTCATTTACATTGATAACTGAATCCAATTCATCACAAAAGATACGTTTTATCATACAAACTCGAAAGCCATAAAGCTCGTTGTATAGAATGTATAAAATACTATCATTAAATAGTAGCTTTGATTATATTGCTATACGTCTTGACATTCATTTAATGATTGATCATTACTAGTTTACTGAACATGTTTATTCAAACTTAAGTGACTTAGTTTCTTATTAAGTTGAGCATCAttcttattttttgtttttacctGTCAGGATTATACATGTGACATTCTTAACAGCTATATAAACACATATATTAAATTTGAACCATATAAAGCCAACAGCAAATGTCCGCCTCAGTTTACTTGTTCAAAGTGAGCTGATTGAGTTTATCCACTGTTTCCGTTATTTAGTTCGATACAAGCTTGAAGACATGTTATAATGATACGAATAAATCATGTACCTTTCTCAAATGGAGTTATTAAAAGTTATCATACGATAAAAACTTTTCAAAATATATGTGTGGTGCAAAATGGAGTATTTTATCTTCTTTATTATATGGATCTGCGAAATAACTACTTAAACACTTTGGTGCTTAGTGACGTGAAGATTCAGAAAGTATCTGTTATTCAACAGATTCACGTGAAGACAAATTCTAAGACTGAAATTTATGAAAGTAAAACGATGGAGGAGCAGACGAACAGTTATGCGTTGATATCTTTCAGACAGGTTTCACAAATTCTAAGGCGATTTCTGTGAAGTGCAATTCAAATCTCACTTCCAGCTTTCAAGAGAATACAACGGCAACTGAATCACAATATCTGACCTATCCATGAATTCATTTCTCCGTACACTGTATTTTTCGGATTAATAAAAGGATCCAGTATAGAACCATGTTCTGAGATAGTCTACGACACAACTTGGAAAACGTAacttttaatgttttattttttttatattcgttTATTTGTACCATTAACAGTTTTCCTGTTTACCTTCGGATGGTGTGTTACACAATTTCAAAAGGGTAAAAAGTTGGCATCTGTTTTGTCATTTTGAACTTCATGGAAGTTTATTCACAATATTATTTGACCGTTGAATGTTACGCCTATTATTAGTAGTTCTAATGAGAGCTGCCGTTTCACCCTGAGGTTCGCATGCTTTAGCTAACTTTGTGAATTCTGTGATAATCCCTAATTAAAAGGGAAATACATGACAATTCAGAAAACCTATAAACTCTTCTGTTGCCATCAATTATCATAAGATTTTATTTTAACATTatacaaataaatcatttttattcttgaatcatttcaataaaaataactaGATTGCAACAGTTTTTAATTATTCTACTTGCTATTTTACTCTTTGAGGATCCACTGGGACTAAAAATTCGAAACTTCTTTTTTCTATTCAGAGGTGACCTGCAAAATTCTAATCTCTGTAGATAGTAATTAAGCCAGATCCATCGTGACAAGACATCGAATAATCAGAGTGTTGTTTGTAACTTACTTGAAAACTTAGCTATTGAAAATATTTCCAATATTCCGAAATAAAGATATTATTTGAAACTCCATTCTAGCCCTGTTTACTattaatgaaataatgaattgaGAAGAAGTATTCCAAAAAAAAGCAGACAGATGggaaaatattcattcaatcgATTTCGGCTATTTTTCATAACAGACGTTTCCCTTGATATGGTAGATTTGTTTAGAACCGAATGAACTAAAAATTACACAACTGTTTCAGAACTAGTAGTGAGTTGGAAATGACATAGCGATATAATGTTTGTAATAAATTGTTAGTGTCTAGCAGTGAATCACTGATCTAGATAATAACATTTTTAGTGCTACCAACTAATGAACCAATAAGTCCTCATAGCAGTTAAACGTAGAAAAAGTTAGTAAAGCTTTTTGACTTTTCTAAATAAGATGGAGAAACTAGGTTTTGATGAACTATCCAAGTGATTTGTTTCGATTAAGTTATAGATCGTAAAATATACTAATAATAGAAAATCTGTTCTGAATACTTCATACTCGACGAAATATTTTGTGTCAGAAAGTTATGACTCAATTAAAGAAATAATTAGTGGAATTTTAGATTGGTCTTTCACAGCTCTTCTGTGTTACAGCCAATAGATTGTCCCTGAATCATAACCTTTAACATACCAACCAATTAAGGTGATAGTTTTTAACCATTTCCAGTTATCATAACTAATCACGCCTAATATTGGATTGCTGTTTAACCATAAACTGAATCAGCTTTTATTGAGGATGTCATGCAAAATGTGACTGTGAGAATATCTAGCAATAAACGAATCATTTAACTTGGTAAAATGCTTTGTGATAGAATGTAAATTTTCACAGCTCCGGTCGTCTAtgttcttttattttcatttcaaacaaTTCGTTTGCCTGAACTGATATTTTGGTGTGAGTTTATGTCATCTTCAGCACAGTTAAGTGTTATCGCTTACTGGACATTTGATTTTTTACCTTTCTTTCACCGTAATATTCCTCGTCTCTTTATCAATTAtgactttattattattggtagtagtaCTAATATTCAACATTCGACTAGCGTTTCATTATAATTGATAACGGTTCTTCCTT
This genomic interval from Schistosoma mansoni strain Puerto Rico chromosome W, complete genome contains the following:
- a CDS encoding putative glutamine synthetase bacteria — protein: MDSDSNNKLETLKMDDVFDVTEIIKRKHVNSKLKPDFSTLHPCHWISNGKAQHSHNNNTDSDDNRRNRKYSICAVLCDLAWPNDEPMKAHPRVAVKKLIDELQTKYNLRLFSAFEPEFRAFEKGTFETTCLKPTKTRETNLCSFKLPVPYTKFCDIYRTSLLSVYEDFFIDIDHNMKLANIDIQDYSNEDGEGQLESPLVPSWGLSAADNYFILKQAIKEIGKKHDMEISFMTKPLLNASSSGCHYNHSLWYADTGRNAFYDNTDPDGLSVTARHWIGGLIEHLPAMLAICSPTTNCYRRLNKFFAPGAVNWDFHDRFVAVRVKNFDEKNTYIENRIPSSASCPYHVLAATLAAGLDGLDRQLEPPPPGQKPSESKIENQVKMLPSSLQEALQSLKEDEIFTKKLGKDFFEWYTLVKELGDLGALGHLNIKDNQEETLAFERYEYLKFT